The following nucleotide sequence is from Chromobacterium rhizoryzae.
GTGGCGCGGGCGCGGTTCAGCGACAGCGGGTCATTGACCGCATTGGAGCCGGTGTTGTCGGTATGGCCGACGATCTTCACCGTGGTCACCGGGTTCTGGTTCAAGGTGGCGGCGAAACGGTCCAGAATCGGCCGCAGATTGGGCTTGATGTCGTAGCGGCCCACGTCAAAAGACACATCGCTGGGGATGTCCAGCTTCAGCTGATTGTCCGCGGTCTGGCTGACGCTGACGCCCGAACCCTTGGTCGCCTGCTCCATCGCCGCCTTCTGCTCCTGCATGTGCTTGGACCACAAATAGCCGCCGCCGGCGCCCAGCGCCGCGCCCAGGGCCGCGCCGGTGGCGGCGCTGCGGCCAGGATTGCCGCCGGCGGTCAGGCCGCCCAGCACCGCGCCGGCCACCGCGCCAATCGCCGCGCCGGTACCAGTGTCTTTCTGGGTTTCGGACATGTTCGCGCAGCCGGACAGACCGCCGCTCCCCAGCGCCAATGCAACAAACATCACGATCAGTTTATTCATGCCTGGATCCTTTCCATTCAGTCCATTACCCGCCCCGGCTCCTGCGGGACGCGCTTTCAGCATATACCCATTGCGTTGCGGCCACCGCGCGTCCCGGCCAAAAGACAGGCGCGGCCAAAGCCGCCAAAGCGACAAAACGCTTGATTCGGTTGCCAAAGCCTTCCCTTGCCGCGCCAATCCGCGTACCATCGCGCCTCGCTTTACGGGAGGGAATATGAACACGCAGACTACGGCCCGCGCCTGCGGCATTGACTTTGGCACATCCAACTCCACCGTGGGGTGGCTGCGCCCGAACCAAGCCACTCTATTGACGCTGGAGGACGGCAAGATCACCTTGCCCTCGGTGGTTTTCTTCAATTACGAGGAAGATCATTCCGTGTTCGGCCGGCTAGCGCTGCAGGAATACATGGAAGGCTATGAAGGCCGGCTGATGCGCTCGCTGAAAAGCCTGCTAGGCTCCAACCTGATCGACAGCCAAACCGAAGTGCAAGGCAAGGCCCTGCCTTTCCGCCACCTGCTCAGCCTGTTCATCCAGGAATTGAAGCTGCGCGCCGACCGCGCCGCCGAGCGCCCGTTCGAACAAGTGGTGCTGGGCCGCCCGGTGCACTTTGTCGACGACAACCCCAAGGCCGATGCCGAAGCCGAGACCACGCTGGGCGAGATCGCGCGCCAGGTGGGCTTCAAGGACGTGTCCTTCCAGTTCGAACCCATCGCCGCCGCCTTCGACTACGAAGCCCGGCTGGAACGCGAAGAGCTGGTGCTGATCGTCGACATCGGCGGCGGCACCTCGGACTTCACCCTGATCCGCCTGGCGCCCGAGCGCCACCGCCTGGACGAGCGCCTCGACGACATTCTCGCCACCGGCGGCGTCCACATCGGCGGCACGGACTTCGACAAGCAATTGAGCCTGCACGGCGTGATGCCCCTGTTCGGCTTCAAGAGCCGGCTGCGCAACAACGCGGAGATGCCGTCCAGCCAGTACTTCAACCTGGCCACCTGGCACACCATCAACTTCGCCTACACCCGCAAGGCCTGGATGGACCTGCAGGACGTGCACCGCGACGCGGCGCAGCCGCAGGTGCTGGACCGCCTGTTCCGCCTGATCCAGGACCGCGCCGGCCACCGACTGGCGATGCAGGTGGAAGCCGCCAAGATCGCGCTGTCGGACGAGGCGCAGCACCGGCTGGACCTGGGGCATATCGAGGCCGGCCTGCATTGCGAGTTGAGCCGCGATCAATTCAATCACAGCATAGACGCGATGCTGGGCCAGATCGGCGCCACCGTGCGCCAATTGCTGACCGACGCCTGCGCGCAGGCCGACGACATCGACACCGTCTTCTTCACCGGCGGCTCCAGCGGCGTGCCGGCGCTGCGCGACAGCATCAAGCGCCTGCTGCCCCAGGCCCGCCATGTGGAAGGCGACCTCTTCGGCAGCATCGGCAGCGGCCTGGCGATCGAGGCCGCCAAACGCTACGGTTAAGACACGATTCGCGCCCGGCCCGCCGGGCCCTGAAACGCCAAAGGCCGAGCATGCTTGCTCGGCCTTTTCGCTTATTCGCACAGCGGCGGCGCTTACGCGCCGGAACCGCCGCTAGTCTTCTTGCCTTTGCGCCGCGCCTCCGGCGGCAGATCGAACTCGAACAACTGCGCGGTGCGCCCGGTCTGCGATTGACAGGCTATCATCAGCGCGCGGTTGATCGCCTCCTTCTTGCTGACACCCCACCACTCTATCATTTTATCCAGCGACTTCTGCGCATCCCGGCTCAGCTCCACCGTCACCGACAGCTCCTGCAGACGGCTGCGGCGCAGTTCGCGGCTGCGCCGCTTGCGCTCGGCCACCGTCATCGCGCGCTCGCCCAAAGGCTTGCGTCCCGGCTTTTTGCGGACGCCGCCAATCAGATCGAAGGTGTAGTGATCGCAAGGATCTTTCATGGCTTGAGTGACGGGTCACGGTCGTTGCTGAAGAGGGGCGCAAGGATAGCACAAAGCAAGCCCTGGCGGGCGTTTCACGCATTCCCGGCGCAAAATATCCCATTGCGATGCGGCGGGCGCAAAAAAACCCCGGCCTGGTGCCGGGGCAGACTCAATCAGCCGCCCTGAAGGCTGATCGAAAGCGACTATACAGTTCCAGCATAGCCCTTGTTTCGGCTTTGCACAGCCCGCTTTGGCATAGCCGGGCCCCGTCTCAGTCGCTGCCGAATTCCCGCTCCAGTTCCGCCAGCGCCTGGCGCGTCACCCGCACCGGCATCAAGGCGCGGCGCAAAGGTTGGGTCTGCCCCAACACCAGCTCCTCGAACTCCAGTTCGGTGGCGTCTTCGCCCGGCGCGTCCTGCTTGATCCCCATGCGGTTCAGGTACAAGGTCCGCCATTCCAGCCGAAAATATTCGGCCGGATGCTCCAGCACATGGCGCACCGTCTCCAGCAAGCCCTCAAGGCTCAGCGCGCCGCGCGCCTCGCGCAATTGGGGCTCGATCTCGGCCATGCGCCGCTGCACCCCTTCGCAGGTATCGGGCAAGGGCGAACCGTCCGAGGAGCCGTCCACCACGGTGCCGGCCTCGCAACGCAGCACGCTCAAGCGCAATTGCAGCCGCGACATCTCGTTGTCCAAGGTCTGGCGCAACTGCTCCAGCAGGCTCAGCCGCCGCGCGATCACCGTGACCAGCATTTCCTCGCTGCGCCGCGCGCTGCTCTCAAGCAGCAGCTCGCGCGACGCGCAGGGCATGGCCAGCCTATGACCGTCGAAGCTCACCACCTGCTGCGGCACTTCGCGGCGCAGCTCCCCGCCCTCCATCGCCACGCCCAGGCGGCCGGTTTCGCTGCGCGCCATCGACAACAAGGCCCAGGCCTCGTCGCCCTGGCTGGCGGACAGGAAGAAATTGCGCAAGGCTTCGCTCTGCCGCAGGCAGGACAAAAGGCTGGCCGGCCCGGAAAACAGCAAGCCCAGCCGCGGGTCCTGCGCAAAGCCGCGCAAGGACAGCGTCAGCGGCTCCGGCATTCGGCTGGGCAACTCGGCCAGATAGGCCTGGGTGACGCGCATGCCCGGGGCCAGCGCGTCCAGATAGCCGGGAGACAGGCGCAAACGCTTGTCCGTGCCGTCGACCAGGCTCTCTATCGCCTGCGTCAACTCCCGCTGCTGCTGCCGGCTTTCGGCATCCAGCCCCCATCTTTGCAACAAGCGCCCTAACATGCGTCCCCCACTGACAACCGGCCGTCCGGCCGGATCAAAACGATTCGTCGTCGCGCAGATAGCGCCATTGGCCGGTGGGCAGATTGCCCAGCTTGACCTTGCCGATGCGAATCCGCTTCAGGCCTACCACGCGCAAGCCCACCAGTTCGCACATGCGGCGGATCTGGCGTTTCTTGCCCTCGCGCAGCACAAAACGCAACTGATCCTCGTTTTGCCAAGCCACGGTGGCAGGCAGCAATTTTTTACCATCCAGCTCCAGACCGTGATTGAGCAGACTCAAACCTTCTTCGGAAAGTTCGCCCTCCACCCGCACCAGGTACTCCTTGTCCACGCTGGAATGCTCGCCGATGATCTGCTTGGCCACCCGGCCGTCCTGGGTCAGGATCAACAGGCCCACCGAATCGATGTCCAGACGGCCGGCCGGCGCCAGCCCTCTCAGATGCTGCGCAGAAAACCGGCGGCGGCTCTTGTCCTCCGCCCACTGGTTTTCCGGTTTGACCAGCACCACCGCCGGCTCGTAGCCGTCCTCGGCCTGGCCGGACACGTAACCCATGGGCTTGTTCAGCAGGATGGTGACGCGCGAGGCTTGAGCGTCCTGCGCCTTCTTGTCCACTTCGATCAGATTGTGCGGCAGCACTTTCTGCCCGAGGACGGCCACCTCGCCGTCCACTTTCACCCACCCTTGTTCGATATAGCTATCGGCCTCGCGGCGCGAGCACAAACCCAACTCGGCCATGCGTTTCGACAGGCGCACTGGTTCCATCATTTCGTTCCGTAATAAAAAAAGCGGCTTGCGCCCGCTGCGGCGCCCGCTCCGTCTCCATCTTCCAAGACAGACGCTCGGGCCACCCGCAACCACCGGCAAGTCCGCTGTTGCATTCCCGCTATTGTAGGGGATGCCACTGCAACTGGCTATGCGCCAACCATCACCCTCCTGTTGGGGACTTGTTCAGCACCCCGGTACCACGCACCTCCTCTCTGGTGGACAAGCGCCACTGCAGCACCTTACCCCCAACGTCAAACAATAACACCAGCTCCTTGTCGTAACGGTTCTGCGCACTGAACAAGGGCCCCAGGTCGGTGAAGTTTTGCAACTGAGGCCGATGCTGAACATAGCTGTACACCCACAATTCACGATTGCTGGAAAAACGTATTCGGTCCTGCGGCTCCCCAAAAGCATCAAGCACCTCGCGCCGGCTGCCTCCGCTTTGCAGCATTCGCTTCACCGCCGGTTCATCCACTTCCGCCAACTGCCTGCTTCCGCTGCTGGCGCACCCCATCAACCAACAAACGCAACATAGCGCCCACCATCGCTTTTTCATTTGCCGCCCTCCCCAATCATGGGTTCCAACACGACTTGCGCATCGTCAGACCATGCCCCTACATCCAGCGGCACCGAATACAAATACTCACGCGGGTACGGCCATTGAAAGAACGGTGTGAACGACTCAGCGCGACCGTAAAGCCAGATGACGGGCAAGGTGAACTGCTTGCCACGCTCCAACAAGGTAACGCTGAACACCGGCTTGTCAGCAATGAACAAGTATTGAACGCGCCCTTGCTCATAAGGGTTTTTCTCGCTCTGCAAGCGCGCCAGCCCCTTGAGCATCGCCTCGCCCAAGGCCGCTGAAGCCTTGCGCGCGCAGGCCACCACATCCTCCTGACACGCGGCCTCCACCACCGGCAAGCAGGCCACCTCCCTCTCATCCCGCAAGCTCACCCTACTCTGGACCCCCACCAAGCACTCCAGTCGCAAATCTCCCAGCCGCCGGGTATTGGCGGGCAGACCTTTGCTGCGTACCACCGGACGCCAACTCAACTCCACCGGGGGCAGGTTCGCCACCAACAGTGCTTTGCGCTGCGCCAGCCCCGCCAGCTCATCCAGGGCAAAGCTGTAGTCGCTGGCGAGCTTGACCATGCCTTTGCCCCCACTGCCATCGCGCCAAAATAGCCCTACTCCCGCCCGCGGCGGATGTGGATAAAGGCGATAGCGCAGCGAGGAGCCCGGTGCCAGCGCGCGGAATGCGTCGAAAGCCGCCCGCCCCTTAGCCAATTCGGCATAGGCGTAAACCGACTCCTTGCGCGGGGCCTGCGAGTGTCCTGGTGTTTCGGCAACCGCCCCGACCGCCATCAGCAAACCCAAGAAACCAACTCCCGCCCTCAGATTGCGCATTGCCACGCCTCCCCCGTAAAATTCATATTGCATCATCAAGACAAGAAAACCATCGCATTCGATTTTATTTAGTCGCAATCAGTACATCAAGCCGTCTTGTTCGACTATGCTGGTACGCCATGGAGCGCCAGCCAAGCCCCCGGAGGCAGGCATGAACTGTTTCAATGAATACGAAGACTACGACGGCATTGGCCTGGCCCAGCTGATCGCCGGCGGCCAGATCAGCGCCGGCGAGGCCGCGGCCGCCGCCCAGGCACGGCTGGAGCGCTGGAATCCGGCGCTGAACGCGGTCTGCCTGCCGCTGCCGGAACAGGCTCAGGCCCAGTTGCGGCAAGCGCAAGGCGCCGGCCCGCTTGCCGGCTGCCCGGTGCTGATCAAGGATTTGCTGGCCGACATCGCCGGCGTGCCCACTCGCAACGGCAGCCGCCTGTTCGACGGCTATGTCGCGCCGCGCGACGCCGACATCATCCAACGTTATCGCCAGGGCGGCCTGATCTTCATCGGCAAGACCACCACGCCTGAACTGGGCCTCAGTCCCTACACCGAATCCGAGGTCTACGGCCTCAGCCGCAATCCCTGGGACCTGACCCGCACCCCGGGCGGCTCCAGCGGCGGCTCGGCCGCGGCGGTGGCCGCCGGCATCGTGCCCATCGCCCACGGCGGCGACGGCGGCGGCTCCATCCGCATTCCCGCCTCCAACTGCGGCGTGTTCGGCCTCAAGCCCAGCCGCGGACGCGGCCCGGCCGGACCGGACTACAGCGAGGGCTGGCAGGGCCTGGTCTGCCAACACGCGCTGACGCGCAGCGTGCGCGACAGCGCGGCGATGCTGGACCTGCTGGCCGGCGGCCCGCGCGGCGGCGAGGCCTATTACTGGCCGGCGCCGGAGCAAAGCTTTTTCGCCGCGCATCAGCGCGAGCCCGGCAAGCTGCGCATCGCCTGGAGCAAGCGCCCCATCCTGGGCGGCGCGCTGCACCCGGACTGCGCCGCCGCGCTGGACGACGCGCTGGCCTTGCTGACCGAGCTGGGACACGAGGTGGAAGAAGCGTCGCCGCCGCTGGCGTCGCCGGAGGAATACAACCGCGCGATGCTGGCCATCATCTGCGGCGAGATGGCCGGCCTGCTGCGCGACATCGAGCGCCGCACCGGCAAGCCGGCGCGCCACCAGCAACTGGAAGCGGCCAGCTGGGCGCTGGCGCGCTACGGCGAGCGGCTCAGCGCCGGTGAGCTGGCCTGGGCGCGCGGTTTCGCCTGGGAGCAGGCCCGGATCATGGAAACCTTCCACCAGCGCTACGACGCGCTGGCCACCCCGACCCTGAACCAGCCGCCCGCCCTCGTCGGCGGCCTGGGGCCCAGCGCCGCCGAAACCGCGATCTCGCGCTGGATGCTGGGCAAGCTGGGCTGGGACTGGACTTTGCGCTTCGGCCAGTTGATTCCGGCCACTTCGCGCCGTCTGATGGAGTATCTGGGCTGGACCATACCCTTCAATATGAGCGGACAGCCGGCAATGAGCGTGCCGCTGTACTGGAGCCAGGCCGGGCTGCCGATAGGCGTGCAATTCGTCGCGCGCTGCGGCGACGACCTGACCCTGCTGCGGCTGGCCCGCCAGTTGGAGCAGGCCAGACCGTGGGCGCAACGGCGCCCGCCGGCCCCGCCTAGCGCTTGAAGCCGGCCAGAGCCGGCCCCAACTCGCCGGCCAGCCGGCGGCCCAGCTCGGTCACCAGCGTCTGCAGGCCGGCCGCGGCCGCCGCGGCGTCCGGCGTCGCCAAAGGCTGACTCTGCAGGAAATAACCGCTGGCCAGCGGCCGTTTGTCGCCCTGCGTCGGCAGCGCCTGCCAAGCCACTTCCAGCGAGGCGTCGCGCCCCGGACGCAGGCGCAGCTGGCGCACGTCCAGCAATAAGCGGACGTCCCCGCCGCCCATGCCCGGTTGCGGATAGGCGTAGATGCTGGCCAGGCCCAGCGAGCGGGACAGGTCCGCCGCCACGGCTTGCGTCAGCATGCGGTCCAGCGGACCGGCCCAGCGTTGCAAGTCCAGCAATTCAACATTGCCGGCGGCGTCTTCCACCACCAGCTGGGGCCGCTCCAGTCCCGCGGGCAGGCTTGCCGGCCCCACCATCACGCTGACGCCCAGCACGGGGGTCGCGGCCGCCGTCGACAGCGCCGGCCGCAATTGATGGAAGGTGGTGGGCGGCGAGGCGCAGGCGCTTAGCAGCGCCAGCATGATCAAGCTCAGCGCGATGGATTTCATTTTTTCTCTCCCTTGCCACGTATCAACGCTTCCGGATGGCGGTCCAGGTAATCGGCCAGCGCGCGGAAACTGCGCGCCGTTTCCGACACTTCCTGCGCCGCCGCGCGCACATCCTGCTGCAGCGGCGAATCCGCCTGCATCGTCTGGCGCGTGCTTTCCAGCGTTTTCTGCAAGTCTTCCAGCGTTTTCACCGCCTGCGGCAGCACCTTGCCGTCCATGTTCTCGGACAGCTTGCGCATGCTGTCCAGCGTCTGGTGCAGCGATTTCAACGATTGATTCAGCTCCTCGCCGATGCTGTCGAACGGCACCTTGTCCAGCCGGCGCGCAATGCGCTGCAATACTCGTTGCAGTTCTTCCAGATCGCCCGGCAGCGTCGGCAGCTCGGTCATGCCGTTGCGCACCGCCACCTTGGCCGGCTTGGCCTCGGGGAAGAAGTCCAGCGCCACGTAAAGCTGACCGGTGATCAGACTGCCGGAGCGCAGCTGGGCGCGCAGGCCGTTGCGCACCAGCGATTCCACGGAAATCTTGGCCGACAGGCTGTGATCGCCGGACAGGGTGTTGAGCCGGCTGGGATAGGTGCGGATGTCCACCGTCATGTCGAAGTCCTTGCGCGCCGCCGCGTATTCGATGCCGATGGCGGTGACTTCGCCGAAGGTGATTCCGCGGAAATCCACCGGCGCGCCCACGGTCAGGCCGCGCACCGACTGCCGGAACTTCAGCCGGAAGGACTGGGTTTCCCGGTCGCGGTTCTGCAGCGCTTTTTCGCGGGTTTCATTGAGCAGGAACAGGTATTTGGCGTCCGGCGCCTTGTCCGGCCCGTCGCTGAGCGGGGTTTCAAAGGCGATGCCGCCCAGCGCGATCGCCGCCAAGGATTGGGTGTTGACGCTCAGGCCGTTGGCGCCGATGGCCACGTCGATGCCGCTGGCGTGCCAGAAGCGGCTGTTGACGGTGACGAAGTGATCATAGGGCGCGTTGACGAAGACCGACAGCTTCACCGCGCTGCCGGCCGGGTCCAGCTCGTAGCCCACCACCTGGCCCACCGGCACGCGGCGGAAATACACCGGCGAGCCGGCGTTGAGCGAGCCCAGATTGTCGGAGCGCAGCACGAACATCTTGCCCGGTAGGTCCGCGTTGATGATGGGCGGCACTTCCAGGCCCTTGAACTCGGTGCGGCGCTCCTTGCTCTTACCCACGTCCATGCCGATGTAGGAGCCGCCCAGCACCGTGCCCAGACCGGACACGCTGCCGCCGGAGATGCGCGGCCGCACCACCCAGAAACGGCTGTCCGCCACCAGGTAATCGTCCACGTTCTTGCTCAGCTCCGCGGTGACCAGGATGGACTGGCGGTCCGGGCTCACCGACACCGCCTTCACCTCGCCTATCTCCACGTCCTTGTACTTGATCCGGGTTTTGCCCGCCTCCAGCCCTTCCGCGTTCTGGAAGGCGATGGTGATGGTGGGCCCGCGCGACAAGACCGCGCTCACCGCCAGCCAGCCGCCTATCACCGCCGCCACCACCGGAATCAGCCACACCAGCGACGGCGACCAGCGCCGCCGCTTCACCGGCACCGCGACCGGCAAGTCCTCGCCGGCTGCGGCCGGTTTTTCGGGTTGATCACTGCTCATCGTCTTCCTTTACCTGATCCCAGATCAGCCTGGGATCGAAACTCATCGCCGCCACCATGGTCAGCACCACCACCGTGCCGAAGGCGATCGCCCCCGGCCCGGCCTTGATCGACGCCAGCGACTGCCATTGCACCAGCGCCACCATCAGGGCCACCACGTAAATGTCCAACATCGACCACGGGCCGATCACCTCCACCACCCGATACAGCCGCGTCCGTTGCCGCGGCGCCCAGCCGGAACCCAGCTGCACCGTCACCAGCAAGAGCAGCAAGGCCAGAATCTTCAACAGCGGCACCAGCACGCTGGCGGTGAACACCACCAGCGCCAGCGGCCAGGAGCCGGATTTCCACAAATACACCACCCCGCTCATGATGGTGTCGTTCTGCATGCCCATGATGGTGGAGGTTTCCATGATAGGCAGCAGATTGGCGGGCAGATAGGCCACCATCGCCGCCAGCAGCAAGGCCCAGCTGCGCTGCAGGCTGTGCGGCTTGCGCGAGTGCAGCGCGGCGTGGCAGCGCGGGCAGGATTGGGCGCCTTCTCCGGCCCGGCACAGCAGCCCGCAGCCGTGGCACAGCCACAGGCCGGACTGCGCGGCGGTTTTCACGCGGTAGTCCGACATTGCTGACAACGCTCCCACAAGTCTTCCGGATTGAAACGACTGGCGCTGGCCGCCATCAACACGATCAAGGCGAACAAGGCCATCAGGCCCACGCCCACGTGCACGGTGGCCAGGCTGACCAGTTTGACCAAGGACACCAGGATGCCCAGCAAAAACACTTCCACCATGCACCATGGGCGGGTCAGTATCTTCAGCCGCATCAGCCAGGGAAAGCCGCGCGGCACATGGCCGAAGGCCAGCGGCAGCCGCACATAGAGCATGCTGCCCAGCTCCAGCGACGGCATCACGATGCCGGTGAACATCACCAGCATCGCCACCGACAACATGCCCTGGCGCTCCAGCGCCACCACCGTCTGCCACAAGGTGGCCGCGCTGCGGGCTCCGGCGGCCTCCAGGGTCACCACCGGATAGACGTTGGCCAGCAGAAAGGCGATCACCCCGGTCAGCAGCAGCGCCAGTTCGGCGTCCTGCCGCTGCGCGCCGTAACGGCGCACCAAAGCGCCGCAGCGCGGGCAGCACGCCCGGCCCTCCCCCTTCAACGCCACCCGCATCAGTAGATCGCAATCGTGGCAGGCGGTCAGCTTGGAATCGGCGTCCGGCCGCGTCATCAGTAGCCGCCTTTCGCCTTGCGCTCGGCGGTGAAGCTCCACCACGGCCGCGCCTCGTCGCTGTCCATGTAATGGACCACCGACATCAGCGTATCCAGCACGCACGGGTCCTGCCGGGTTCCGGTCAGTTCGCACAAACGGTGGTACAGCCGCAAAGGCTCGGCGCCGCGCAATTGGCGCGGCTCTTCGATGCCGAGCAAGCGCAAATCTTCGGCCAGGCTGGGGCCGATATTGGGCAGCTCGCGCAAATGCCGCGCCCGCGCCGCGGGCGGACAACGTGATGGATGCATAAACTCTCTGCGCAGATGGCGACAACCCGCATCATAAAGGAGGCCGCGCCAGAGTTCAAAAGCCGGCCCGGCCCGGAGGCCGTTCAACATCCCGAGAATTAGGCGAGACAAGGAGGGAGGAAAGGAAGAAACGGAAGGGAGGCGGCGCATGCGCCTTGCGCAACGGCGCCCGCCGCGCCCGGTCCAGCACGGCGGACTTGAACAGACGCTCAGCCGTGGAAGATGTCCCAGCCCAGCTTGAGGATCAAGGTGCTGGTCAACAGCAGGAACAGCACCCGCACAAAGCCGGTGCCCTTCTTCATCGCCACCCAGGTGCCCACCGTCGCGCCGGCCATATTGCACACCGCCATCGGCAGCGCGTACTGGAACAGCACATGGCCGGCGGGGATGAAGAACAGCAGCGCCGCGCAGTTGGTGGTCAGGTTCACCACCTTGGCCGAGGCCGAGGCGTGCAGAAAATCGAAAGCGAAGAAGCGGATGAACAAAAACATCAGAAAGCTGCCGGTGCCGGGGCCGAACAGGCCGTCGTAAAAACCGATGGCGCCGCCAATGGCCATGCCTATCGCCATTTCGCGCCGGCCTATCGCCACCGGCTTGTGCAGGGAGCCGAAGTCCTTCTTCCACAAGGTGTACACCGCCATCACCACCAGGAGCGCCAACACCAGGGGGCGCAGCACGGCCTTGTCGATCAGGCTGACCGTGGCCGCGCCGGCGATGGACATGAAGAAGGCCGCCACCGCCGCCGGCAGCACCAAGCGCCACGGCACCTTGACCCGCTTCAGATAGGAACGCGCGGCGGACAAGGTGCCCATGGCCGCCGCCAGCTTATTGGTGCCGAACACCGTGGCCGGCGCCAGATTGGGCAAGGCGCTGAACAAGGCCGGAATCTGAATCAGGCCGCCACCGCCCACCGCCGCGTCCACCAGGCCGGCGGCGAAGGCAATCACGCACAAAAAACTCAAGGTCAACAGCATCCACTTCTCCCGGCTCCGCGCCGCTTACAGTTAGGACAAGATTCTATGCCTTGCCAGCCAAGCGTGCTTGCAATACCGTATTGCGAAAATCGCAATCAGAATGCCGGGGCCGGGATGAAATCCTTATGGGAATTGCGCGTGTTCTGCGCGGTGGTGGAAAGAAAAAGCTTTGTCGCCGCCGCGCGCCAGCTGGGCACATCGCCCAGCAGCGCCACACGCGCGGTGCAGACACTGGAAGAAGCGCTGGGCGGCAGCCTGCTGGCGCGCTCGCAAAAACAGGTCAATCTGACCCTGGCCGGCGAAAGCTATTACGCCGCGGCGCGCAAGATGCTGGACCTGCAGGAAGAAGCCGAGGACGAGCTGGCGGCCTTGAGCGAGGCGCCGCGCGGCCTGCTGCGCTTTTCCGCGCCGGAGGCGATGAGCCACGCTCTCTTGCCGCCGGTGCTGACCCGCATGGCCGACGCCAACCCGGAGCTGCGCTTCGACGTGCTGTACAGCGACACCATACTGGACCCGATACGCGAGAAGCTGGACTTCAGCATCCGCGGCGCCTTCCCCGCCTCCAGCGAGCTGATCGGCTACCCGCTGTGGGATTACCAGCGCCACCTCTACGCCAGCCCGGCCTATGTCGAGCGCCACGGCGCGCCGCAAACGCCGGAACAACTGCCGGAGCACCGGGTGCTGATCCACTCCGCGCCGCGCGTGCTGAAAGCCTGGAACTTCGTGTCCGCCGGCCACCAGCTCAGCCTCAATCTGACGCCCTGGCACCGCGTCAGCTCCGGCAGCGCCGTGCTCCACGCCGTGCTGGCCGGCCTGGGCGTCGCCCGCCTGGGCGATTGGCTGGCCGAGCCGCTGGTGCGCGCCGGCCAGCTGCTGCGGCTGTGCCCGGATTACCGCATCGTCTCCAGCCACGGCGACAACCCGCAGATGCACGCCGTCTTCGCCAACCGTCGCATTCCGCGCAAAGCCCGGCTATTGCTGGAGGAGGTGCGCGCAGCCGCCCGCGACGCCGGCTACGGGCTTAAAGCGCGCTGAACCATAAAAAAAACGGAAGCCAAAGCTTCCGTTTCGATCATGTTCACCATGGGCCGGAACACCGGCCCACCATGGCCCCGCTCAACCCACCCAGCGGCGGGCGGCGGCGAACATCCGGTACCAAGCGCCGTTCTCGCCCCAATCCGCCGGGTGCCAGCTGTTCTGCACCGTGCGGAACACCCGTTCCGGGTGCGGCATCATGATGGTGAAGCGGCCGTCGGCCGTGGTCACCCCGGT
It contains:
- a CDS encoding PqiC family protein encodes the protein MKSIALSLIMLALLSACASPPTTFHQLRPALSTAAATPVLGVSVMVGPASLPAGLERPQLVVEDAAGNVELLDLQRWAGPLDRMLTQAVAADLSRSLGLASIYAYPQPGMGGGDVRLLLDVRQLRLRPGRDASLEVAWQALPTQGDKRPLASGYFLQSQPLATPDAAAAAAGLQTLVTELGRRLAGELGPALAGFKR
- a CDS encoding OmpA family protein, whose product is MNKLIVMFVALALGSGGLSGCANMSETQKDTGTGAAIGAVAGAVLGGLTAGGNPGRSAATGAALGAALGAGGGYLWSKHMQEQKAAMEQATKGSGVSVSQTADNQLKLDIPSDVSFDVGRYDIKPNLRPILDRFAATLNQNPVTTVKIVGHTDNTGSNAVNDPLSLNRARATRDYLTARGVAEGRISIAGRGSHEPVASNASASGRAKNRRVEIFVGEAARG
- a CDS encoding Hsp70 family protein, encoding MNTQTTARACGIDFGTSNSTVGWLRPNQATLLTLEDGKITLPSVVFFNYEEDHSVFGRLALQEYMEGYEGRLMRSLKSLLGSNLIDSQTEVQGKALPFRHLLSLFIQELKLRADRAAERPFEQVVLGRPVHFVDDNPKADAEAETTLGEIARQVGFKDVSFQFEPIAAAFDYEARLEREELVLIVDIGGGTSDFTLIRLAPERHRLDERLDDILATGGVHIGGTDFDKQLSLHGVMPLFGFKSRLRNNAEMPSSQYFNLATWHTINFAYTRKAWMDLQDVHRDAAQPQVLDRLFRLIQDRAGHRLAMQVEAAKIALSDEAQHRLDLGHIEAGLHCELSRDQFNHSIDAMLGQIGATVRQLLTDACAQADDIDTVFFTGGSSGVPALRDSIKRLLPQARHVEGDLFGSIGSGLAIEAAKRYG
- a CDS encoding pseudouridine synthase, encoding MEPVRLSKRMAELGLCSRREADSYIEQGWVKVDGEVAVLGQKVLPHNLIEVDKKAQDAQASRVTILLNKPMGYVSGQAEDGYEPAVVLVKPENQWAEDKSRRRFSAQHLRGLAPAGRLDIDSVGLLILTQDGRVAKQIIGEHSSVDKEYLVRVEGELSEEGLSLLNHGLELDGKKLLPATVAWQNEDQLRFVLREGKKRQIRRMCELVGLRVVGLKRIRIGKVKLGNLPTGQWRYLRDDESF
- a CDS encoding PqiB family protein gives rise to the protein MSSDQPEKPAAAGEDLPVAVPVKRRRWSPSLVWLIPVVAAVIGGWLAVSAVLSRGPTITIAFQNAEGLEAGKTRIKYKDVEIGEVKAVSVSPDRQSILVTAELSKNVDDYLVADSRFWVVRPRISGGSVSGLGTVLGGSYIGMDVGKSKERRTEFKGLEVPPIINADLPGKMFVLRSDNLGSLNAGSPVYFRRVPVGQVVGYELDPAGSAVKLSVFVNAPYDHFVTVNSRFWHASGIDVAIGANGLSVNTQSLAAIALGGIAFETPLSDGPDKAPDAKYLFLLNETREKALQNRDRETQSFRLKFRQSVRGLTVGAPVDFRGITFGEVTAIGIEYAAARKDFDMTVDIRTYPSRLNTLSGDHSLSAKISVESLVRNGLRAQLRSGSLITGQLYVALDFFPEAKPAKVAVRNGMTELPTLPGDLEELQRVLQRIARRLDKVPFDSIGEELNQSLKSLHQTLDSMRKLSENMDGKVLPQAVKTLEDLQKTLESTRQTMQADSPLQQDVRAAAQEVSETARSFRALADYLDRHPEALIRGKGEKK
- a CDS encoding amidase, producing the protein MNCFNEYEDYDGIGLAQLIAGGQISAGEAAAAAQARLERWNPALNAVCLPLPEQAQAQLRQAQGAGPLAGCPVLIKDLLADIAGVPTRNGSRLFDGYVAPRDADIIQRYRQGGLIFIGKTTTPELGLSPYTESEVYGLSRNPWDLTRTPGGSSGGSAAAVAAGIVPIAHGGDGGGSIRIPASNCGVFGLKPSRGRGPAGPDYSEGWQGLVCQHALTRSVRDSAAMLDLLAGGPRGGEAYYWPAPEQSFFAAHQREPGKLRIAWSKRPILGGALHPDCAAALDDALALLTELGHEVEEASPPLASPEEYNRAMLAIICGEMAGLLRDIERRTGKPARHQQLEAASWALARYGERLSAGELAWARGFAWEQARIMETFHQRYDALATPTLNQPPALVGGLGPSAAETAISRWMLGKLGWDWTLRFGQLIPATSRRLMEYLGWTIPFNMSGQPAMSVPLYWSQAGLPIGVQFVARCGDDLTLLRLARQLEQARPWAQRRPPAPPSA